One part of the Lytechinus pictus isolate F3 Inbred chromosome 3, Lp3.0, whole genome shotgun sequence genome encodes these proteins:
- the LOC129255791 gene encoding organic cation transporter protein-like: MEQGGINFDEILLKVGEFGRYQIYIYNILCLFMFVPPWHTLAIYFLSGTAEHWCKIPEWDSVDCENIGLNSTRECILAKREVGIPSNLSSNGGVIFDQCHRYNVGDTAFNSSLRFGDDTIIPCDAGWEYDVDYSTSTIDLEFNLVCGASYLPSVSQSLFFAGGAAGSVVVGFVADRIGRKPTTFICLAIASTSGVIMAFSINIWMFLIFRTLTGAFIFGVSTVSYVFANEFVGPSKRNVSGGFAWVYFSCGYMCLALLAYFIRKWHHLQLVISLAPLSLFAFYMFLPESVRWLLSQDRSDEAVEIISKIAHVNKITDPFIAGRSDLNTSSSDRKSEPEEIEQKFTDLLRMPLLRKYFFNVMFNWIVNTIVYYGLSLSTNTLGVNIYIAFAIAGAVEIPGNLVVIYPIEYFGRRPSYVFFMLVGGVACLATIFIPQGPWRITAAMVGKFAITASFNIIFLLACEIFPTPVRNSALGICRLGSNVSSILCPFILLLGNIWKPLPLTVFGTMTLLAGGLAIHLPETRGKKLPETLEEGENIGWKAQPRNDFQRAPPVAFSELKQDLEDSSE; encoded by the exons ATGGAGCAGGGCGGAAtaaatttcgatgaaattttgtTGAAGGTGGGAGAATTCGGTCGGTACCAGATCTACATTTATAATATTCTTTGTCTCTTCATGTTTGTCCCACCTTGGCACACTCTCGCTATTTACTTTCTCTCTGGTACAGCTGAACACTGGTGTAAG ATACCAGAATGGGATTCAGTGGACTGCGAGAATATCGGTCTAAATTCAACCAGGGAATGCATCTTAGCGAAAAGAGAGGTCGGTATCCCTTCGAATCTTTCTTCCAACGGTGGGGTGATCTTCGACCAGTGTCATCGGTACAATGTCGGTGACACTGCTTTCAATTCCTCTCTCAGATTTGGAGATGATACCATCATCCCTTGTGATGCTGGATGGGAATATGATGTAGATTATTCAACATCCACTATCGATTTAGAA tTCAACCTCGTGTGTGGTGCCAGCTACCTTCCTTCTGTATCACAATCTCTATTTTTTGCTGGTGGTGCCGCGGGTTCGGTCGTAGTAGGCTTTGTTGCTGACAG AATAGGACGCAAGCCGACAACCTTTATCTGTCTAGCCATAGCTTCTACTTCTGGTGTGATCATGGCTTTCTCCATTAACATCTGGATGTTCTTGATTTTCCGCACTTTGACCGGTGCTTTCATATTTGGAGTTTCAACAGTATCATATGTATTCG CAAATGAGTTCGTGGGTCCTTCTAAACGGAATGTATCTGGTGGCTTCGCCTGGGTTTATTTTTCGTGTGGATACATGTGTCTAGCTCTCTTGGCTTACTTCATTAGGAAGTGGCATCACCTTCAGCTCGTAATATCGCTTGCACCCCTCTCTTTATTCGCATTTTATAT GTTTTTACCAGAGTCTGTACGCTGGTTGTTATCACAGGATCGTTCTGACGAGGCTGTTGAGATTATCAGTAAAATTGCACACGTCAACAAAATTACTGATCCTTTTATAGCAGGAAGGAGTGACTTGAATACAAGTAGTTCTGATCGTAAG AGTGAACCGGaggaaattgaacaaaaattcaCGGATCTTTTACGAATGCCACTTCTACGAAAATATTTCTTCAATGTCATGTTTAACTG GATCGTGAACACCATTGTCTACTATGGTCTATCACTCAGCACCAACACACTTGGAGTtaacatttatatagctttcGCGATCGCTGGTGCAGTGGAGATTCCGGGAAATTTGGTAGTGATCTATCCCATAGAATATTTTGGACGACGTCCCTCATATGTGTTCTTCATGCTTGTAGGAGGGGTAGCCTGCCTTGCCACAATCTTTATTC CACAAGGACCCTGGAGAATAACAGCGGCTATGGTAGGAAAGTTCGCTATCACAGCTTCGTTCAACATCATCTTCTTGCTTGCTTGTGAAATATTTCCAACACCCGTcag GAATTCAGCGCTTGGTATTTGCCGACTTGGATCCAATGTCTCCAGTATCCTCTGTCCTTTCATCCTGCTTCTTGGTAATATATGGAAGCCTTTACCCCTAACCGTCTTCGGAACGATGACTCTTCTGGCTGGAGGACTCGCTATTCATCTCCCCGAAACCCGCGGCAAGAAACTCCCCGAAACTctagaagaaggagaaaatatAGGATG GAAAGCACAACCAAGAAATGATTTCCAAAGGGCGCCACCTGTTGCATTTTCGGAGCTCAAACAAGACTTGGAAGATTCAAGTGAATAA